Proteins from a single region of Corvus hawaiiensis isolate bCorHaw1 chromosome 6, bCorHaw1.pri.cur, whole genome shotgun sequence:
- the LOC125327829 gene encoding USP6 N-terminal-like protein isoform X2, with amino-acid sequence MFFEETSEQQKQQEIERVDKWLKMLKKWGKYRNSDKMCRRVYKGIPLQVRGQVWSLLLDVEKMKKENEGKYEQMKEQAKCFSSEIKQIDLDVNRTFRNHIMFRDRYGVKQQALFHVLSAYSVYNTEVSYCQGMSQIAAILLMYLNEEDAFWALAQLLTNQRHAMHGFFIPGFPKLQRFQAHHEQILNKMFPKLKKHMDKEQMTTGIYTTKWFLQCFIDRTPFTLTLRLWDIYILEGERVLTAMAYTILKLHKKRLLKMTLEDLREFLQEKIAASLQYEDDAVIEQLQVSMTELRKMKFDLPPPAKPEEFPRKPLGLELSLNPVAIKENAAANGQNGQVGEHTPDREPHLHRVPGTPGGMTVVEARIPTSHGSEAAEATNVPVSGGQPLDEEGQVEPTVDRQPSSLLKASKMQAQQHLLPTAPSPEQPPLAPGCAMVHHGVSLHAPAEHSSLDSSLQNRPAPPDSSTAELSATDHAVWQANPAALPAGEQASSLSRDAVLDASPHPLPAGCRRLSCTSQSDGSPESERGEEAADDRHCRAVLPDKTGLKHSASKAASTGELLSLQHNGLGSAAGTVRWPEAVGVLPAHRQAGGSVPILSSREPEAAGLAEGCPTQRASSPVVEGNSPYVVIKTTTPLHLAHATEQDFLNRKQVALPLSETGHPLPATPMPPPLTPHPEEVEVQKSLQKPLNALKAPRPPLSPKPKLPPQVAKSCSENSFLSGSPSLAKLPKSVTF; translated from the exons ATGTGCCGGCGCGTGTACAAAGGGATCCCGCTTCAGGTGCGAGGCCAGGTCTGGTCACTTCTCCTGGATGTCGAGAAGATGAAGAAggagaatgaaggaaaatatGAG CAAATGAAAGAGCAAGCAAAGTGCTTTTCATCGGAAATCAAGCAGATAGATTTGGATGTTAACCGCACCTTCCGAAACCACATCATGTTTCGGGATCGCTATGGAGTGAA GCAACAGGCACTCTTCCACGTCCTGTCAGCATACTCAGTTTATAACACT GAAGTGAGCTACTGCCAAGGGATGAGCCAGATTGCAGCCATCCTCCTGATGTACTTGAACGAAGAGGATGCGTTCTGGgcgctggcacagctgctcacCAACCAGCGCCACGCCATGCACG GTTTTTTCATTCCTGGGTTCCCGAAGCTGCAGAGGTTTCAAGCCCACCACGAacagattttaaacaaaatgtttccCAAACTGAAGAAGCACATG GACAAGGAGCAGATGACTACTGGGATTTACACAACCAAGTGGTTCCTGCAGTGTTTCATTGACCGG ACCCCGTTCACCCTGACCTTGCGGCTGTGGGATATCTACATCCTGGAAGGGGAGCGGGTGCTGACGGCCATGGCTTACACCATCCTCAAACTGCACAAAA AGCGCTTGCTGAAGATGACACTGGAAGATTTACGTGAATTTCTGCAGGAGAAAattgctgcttccctgcagtACGAGGACGATGCTGTCATCGAGCAGCTGCAGGTGTCAATGACTGAACTGCGCAAGATGAAATTTGACCTGCCCCCACCAG CAAAGCCTGAGGAGTTTCCAAGGAAACCCCTGGGCCTGGAGCTCTCCCTCAACCCAGTAGCCATAAAGGAAAACGCAGCGGCCAACGGCCAGAACGGCCAGGTGGGTGAGCACACCCCAGACAGGGAGCCCCATCTCCACAGAGTTCCTGGCACGCCAGGAGGAATGACAGTGGTGGAAGCGAGGATTCCCACCTCCCACGGCAGTGAAGCGGCTGAAGCAACGAACGTGCCTGTTTCAGGTGGGCAGCCACTGGATGAGGAGGGTCAGGTGGAGCCCACTGTGGACAGGCAGCCATCATCTCTTCTGAAGGCAAGCAAGATGCAGGCCCAGCAACACCTCCTGCCCACGGCCCCATCACCAGAGCAGCCTCCTCttgctcctggctgtgccatggTGCACCATGGAGTCTCCCTCCATGCCCCAGCTGAGCATAGCTCCTTAGACTCCTCTCTCCAAAACAGGCCGGCTCCTCCAGACTCCAGTACCGCTGAGCTTTCCGCTACGGACCATGCAGTGTGGCAGGCAAATCCCGCTGCCCTGccagcaggagagcaggcaTCTTCCCTGAGCAGAGACGCAGTGCTCGACGCATCCCCCCATCCTCTGCCAGCCGGCTGCCGGCGGCTCTCTTGCACATCACAGAGCGATGGCTCCCCCGAGAGCGAGCGTGGGGAGGAGGCGGCAGATGACAGGCACTGCAGGGCGGTGCTGCCAGACAAAACGGGCCTGAAGCATTCAGCATCCAAAGCTGCATCCACAGGAGAGCTCCTCAGCCTGCAGCACAACGGGCTGGGCAGTGCCGCTGGCACTGTGCGCTGGCCCGAGGCCGTGGGTGTGCTGCCCGCACACAGGCAGGCGGGGGGCAGTGTGCCCATCTTGTCCAGCAGagagccagaggcagcagggctggccgAGGGCTGCCCCACCCAGCGGGCATCGTCCCCTGTGGTGGAAGGGAACAGCCCCTATGTTGTTATCAAAACCACCACTCCCCTCCACCTGGCCCATGCGACAGAGCAGGACTTCTTGAACAGAAAGCAGGTGGCATTGCCTCTGTCAGAGACTGGACATCCCCTGCCTGCCACCCCCATGCCACCACCTCTTACGCCACACCCAGAGGAGGTGGAGGTCCAGAAAAGCCTCCAGAAACCATTAAACGCACTGAAAGCCCCACGACCCCCGCTGAGCCCCAAACCAAAATTACCGCCGCAGGTTGCCAAATCCTGCTCAGAGAACAGTTTCCTTTCAGGCTCTCCTTCCCTGGCAAAGCTGCCCAAGTCAGTGACATTCTAG